One Anastrepha obliqua isolate idAnaObli1 chromosome 6, idAnaObli1_1.0, whole genome shotgun sequence DNA window includes the following coding sequences:
- the LOC129250070 gene encoding uncharacterized protein LOC129250070 yields MTDSKITDPTKAGYLERRNAARILKRLHESPPTTEELTKEVRESIEWVKKVLPNFTLERPTTSSAATKRQRSTEEVKPSAKRPKNRGIAPNKTFAEEARNRIIIGVLDEGDPEGRIPRAQWKWVQAALTNVTLEVLLSNPGPPPSCTDAGWYQGQIKIIACDDERSVELYKTAIAKIGEVYPGAKLVVVDKKDIPSRPRARVWVPTPSDTQQVMQIISACNPGLPTGSWKFVKVFDNTVTVDGVVTKRATMQVMLLLTNDSLEPLAKSEGMINYGFGKVKVRTYKTDADAIDQLASEIEANDAEEDPMESSSDVESIDIEGYCSSVSELTARLKKMSTSTTTELTAGLSTTYSEKELLSDSQEDSESVNHASSTNKFTSQ; encoded by the coding sequence ATGACCGACAGTAAGATCACTGATCCAACTAAAGCAGGGTATCTGGAGAGGCGTAATGCCGCCAGGATACTCAAAAGGCTGCACGAATCTCCACCAACAACGGAGGAGCTGACGAAGGAGGTAAGGGAGTCGATAGAGTGGGTGAAGAAGGTTCTTCCTAACTTCACCCTCGAAAGGCCAACCACATCGTCAGCTGCCACCAAAAGACAGAGGTCTACTGAAGAGGTTAAACCGTCAGCGAAAAGACCGAAAAATCGAGGCATAGCGCCTAATAAAACGTTTGCGGAAGAGGCCCGCAATCGCATCATCATTGGTGTCCTGGATGAGGGTGATCCCGAAGGAAGAATTCCCAGAGCCCAATGGAAATGGGTGCAGGCCGCTCTGACCAACGTAACGCTGGAAGTGCTACTAAGCAATCCAGGTCCGCCCCCATCATGCACTGACGCTGGCTGGTACCAAGGCCAGATTAAAATTATAGCCTGCGACGACGAAAGATCGGTGGAGCTATACAAGACTGCAATAGCGAAGATCGGGGAAGTCTACCCTGGAGCGAAGCTCGTGGTAGTAGACAAAAAAGACATCCCGTCTCGACCGAGGGCACGAGTTTGGGTCCCTACACCCTCTGACACACAGCAAGTCATGCAGATAATAAGTGCATGCAACCCAGGCCTTCCTACGGGGAGCTGGAAATTTGTCAAGGTCTTTGACAATACCGTAACAGTAGACGGTGTGGTGACGAAACgtgccacaatgcaagtaatgctgTTACTAACAAACGATTCTCTAGAACCTTTGGCGAAAAGCGAAGGTATGATAAACTATGGTTTTGGCAAGGTTAAGGTCAGAACCTATAAAACAGATGCTGATGCCATCGACCAATTGGCCTCAGAAATTGAGGCCAATGACGCTGAGGAAGATCCTATGGAGTCCTCAAGCGACGTCGAAAGCATCGACATAGAAGGATACTGCTCGTCAGTGTCTGAGCTCACAGCTAGACTCAAGAAAATGAGTACAAGTACGACAACTGAGCTTACAGCTGGTTTGAGTACAACATACTCAGAAAAAGAGCTCTTGAGCGACTCACAGGAAGATTCAGAGAGTGTTAACCATGCGTCTTctacaaataaatttacatcacaGTAA